In Fervidobacterium nodosum Rt17-B1, one genomic interval encodes:
- the secA gene encoding preprotein translocase subunit SecA: MLGNLKKIFDKNEIEIRKARKIVERINQLDEKARKTSFEEMKSYILQYKGKLENIEELDEHLEQVFAYVRETARRTVGMRHFDVQLIGGIVLHKGKIAEMKTGEGKTLVATAPIVLNSLMNRNIHVVTVNDYLAKRDAMWMGPIYLALGLRVGIINTTGKAYEVVWKNPELAEKGLKENYCVWPDDYDGEFLSDEMKVKKAVEAFEVDIIEVSKKEAYRCDVTYGTNSEFGFDYLRDNLVVSLDDKVQMGHFYAIVDEVDSILIDEARTPLIISGPSKNNASVYKHFYQIAKRLEKDKHFKVDEEHRTVLLTDEGIEYLEKLLGVDNLYDPANVNSIYHITNSLKAIHLFKKDVDYIVHNGQVLIVDEFTGRVLPGRRYSGGLHQAIEAKEGVPIKEESITYATITYQNYFRMYEKLAGMTGTAKTEEQEFKAIYGMDVVVIPTHKPMIRIDHDDLIYRSVEEKYKAIVEEIKKRHEKGQPVLVGTTSIEKSEKLSEMLKKEGIPHQVLNAKYHEKEAQIVAQAGQKGMVTIATNMAGRGTDIKLGPGVKELGGLLIIGTERHESRRIDNQLRGRSGRQGDPGESIFFLSVEDDLMRIFGGDRIQKVMDMVKIEPGQPIYHPLLTKLIEQVQKKVEGINFSVRKYLLELDSVLDTQRRAIYGYRDNILERDVDDFISEAIDNFVEARIEEFCSGVEWDWEGLKNSFAVIKDFVKIDTKIDDKEKLKQDIIEQITKAYRLKKEEFGEDFEHVAKFIVLRIIDENWRQYLEEVEHVKESIRLRSYGQKDPVLEFKKETYDMFNDMMMRTYELSVSYLLNLRRVDNKAEEESKKELAKVSTVHDEFRLIAEESKDSDKKKPKLKIKR, encoded by the coding sequence GTGCTTGGAAACTTAAAGAAAATATTTGATAAAAACGAGATAGAAATAAGGAAAGCGAGGAAAATCGTTGAAAGAATAAATCAATTAGATGAAAAGGCAAGAAAAACAAGTTTTGAAGAAATGAAGAGTTATATTTTACAGTACAAAGGCAAACTGGAAAATATTGAAGAATTAGATGAACATTTGGAACAAGTATTTGCTTATGTGCGCGAAACCGCAAGAAGAACAGTTGGAATGAGGCATTTCGATGTTCAACTTATCGGCGGTATTGTTTTGCATAAAGGAAAAATAGCTGAAATGAAGACTGGAGAAGGAAAAACTTTGGTCGCGACCGCCCCAATAGTTTTAAATTCACTTATGAACAGGAATATCCACGTTGTTACGGTGAACGACTATCTTGCTAAAAGAGATGCTATGTGGATGGGTCCTATTTATCTTGCCCTTGGTTTAAGGGTGGGGATAATAAATACAACTGGAAAAGCTTACGAAGTTGTATGGAAAAATCCTGAATTAGCTGAAAAAGGGTTAAAAGAAAATTACTGTGTCTGGCCTGACGATTACGATGGAGAATTTTTATCAGACGAGATGAAAGTTAAAAAAGCAGTCGAAGCTTTTGAGGTTGATATAATTGAGGTAAGTAAAAAGGAAGCTTACAGATGTGATGTTACATATGGAACAAATTCGGAATTTGGATTTGATTACCTTAGAGATAACCTTGTTGTCTCACTTGATGATAAAGTTCAGATGGGGCATTTTTACGCAATTGTTGATGAAGTGGACAGCATCTTAATAGACGAAGCAAGGACCCCATTGATTATAAGCGGCCCATCAAAAAACAATGCATCTGTCTACAAACATTTTTACCAAATAGCAAAAAGATTAGAAAAAGACAAACACTTCAAGGTTGATGAAGAGCATCGAACAGTATTACTTACAGACGAAGGCATTGAATATTTGGAAAAGCTCCTTGGCGTTGATAACCTATATGACCCAGCGAATGTGAATAGTATATATCATATAACAAACTCATTGAAAGCGATTCATCTTTTCAAAAAGGACGTCGATTATATAGTTCACAACGGACAAGTTTTAATCGTCGATGAATTCACAGGGCGTGTTCTTCCTGGAAGGCGTTACAGTGGAGGTTTACATCAGGCTATAGAAGCAAAAGAAGGAGTTCCAATTAAGGAAGAGAGTATTACGTATGCTACGATAACGTATCAAAATTATTTTAGAATGTATGAAAAACTTGCTGGTATGACCGGTACGGCAAAGACTGAAGAACAAGAATTCAAAGCAATTTACGGTATGGATGTTGTGGTAATACCGACTCACAAGCCAATGATAAGAATTGACCATGACGATTTGATTTACAGATCAGTTGAAGAGAAATACAAAGCGATAGTTGAAGAGATAAAGAAAAGGCATGAAAAGGGTCAACCTGTCTTGGTAGGTACAACTTCCATAGAAAAGAGTGAAAAACTCAGCGAAATGCTTAAAAAGGAAGGTATACCCCATCAAGTTCTAAACGCGAAATACCACGAAAAAGAAGCGCAGATTGTTGCGCAAGCTGGCCAGAAAGGTATGGTAACGATAGCGACAAACATGGCGGGACGTGGTACGGATATTAAATTAGGACCTGGTGTAAAAGAGTTAGGTGGACTTTTGATAATAGGTACTGAACGCCATGAAAGTAGAAGAATCGATAACCAACTTAGAGGTAGGTCTGGAAGACAAGGGGATCCTGGCGAGTCAATATTCTTCCTTTCGGTTGAAGACGATTTAATGAGAATATTTGGTGGCGACAGAATACAAAAAGTAATGGATATGGTCAAGATAGAACCAGGCCAACCGATATATCATCCACTATTAACGAAACTCATTGAACAAGTACAGAAAAAAGTTGAAGGTATAAACTTCTCCGTAAGAAAGTACCTTCTTGAACTTGATAGCGTTCTTGATACTCAAAGAAGAGCTATATATGGTTACAGAGACAATATACTTGAACGCGATGTCGATGACTTTATAAGTGAAGCTATCGATAATTTTGTTGAAGCAAGAATTGAAGAGTTTTGTTCTGGCGTGGAATGGGATTGGGAAGGTTTGAAAAACTCATTTGCAGTTATAAAAGATTTTGTAAAAATAGATACTAAAATAGATGATAAAGAAAAGCTGAAGCAGGATATAATTGAACAAATCACAAAGGCTTACAGATTGAAAAAAGAAGAATTTGGTGAGGATTTTGAGCATGTTGCCAAATTTATAGTACTTAGGATAATAGATGAAAATTGGAGGCAGTATTTAGAAGAAGTTGAGCATGTAAAAGAATCTATTAGACTTAGAAGTTACGGTCAAAAAGATCCTGTTCTCGAGTTTAAGAAAGAAACATACGATATGTTTAATGACATGATGATGCGGACATACGAACTTTCAGTTTCGTACTTACTCAACTTGAGACGTGTTGACAACAAAGCTGAAGAAGAAAGTAAGAAAGAACTTGCAAAGGTCAGCACTGTGCATGACGAGTTCAGATTAATTGCCGAAGAAAGCAAAGATAGCGATAAGAAAAAGCCCAAGTTGAAAATAAAGAGATGA
- a CDS encoding cyclic nucleotide-binding domain-containing protein, translated as MKIEGVILKSGEIPKKLFKVISGTVRETRQNTYHDLVSGDYIALMEYLLSIPLEEDIVAIEESEIVEIDFESEYLNIVKKIVELRKLIDETSIDIDNMVLSDFNFENIELDDYLNQIEQLLTLAAGELPDDVQEALKQIEQLEDDKIITKVNLVRRFIEKFPDDESGPRLLIETASKVYLLLNDRYLTKALLKKVLINYSQKLDYCYEATKILKTVYEDEGNILWRRYEKIAKVIEVILRGNA; from the coding sequence GTGAAAATAGAAGGTGTGATACTCAAAAGCGGAGAAATTCCGAAAAAGCTTTTTAAGGTAATTTCTGGGACCGTACGTGAAACAAGGCAAAATACGTACCACGATCTTGTTAGTGGAGATTATATAGCATTAATGGAATATTTACTTTCGATTCCATTAGAGGAAGATATAGTTGCAATCGAAGAAAGTGAAATTGTAGAAATAGACTTTGAAAGTGAATATTTAAATATAGTAAAAAAGATTGTCGAACTTAGGAAACTAATAGATGAAACATCCATCGATATTGACAACATGGTTTTAAGCGATTTTAATTTTGAAAATATTGAATTGGATGATTACCTTAATCAAATTGAGCAATTACTCACACTTGCGGCAGGCGAACTTCCGGATGATGTTCAAGAAGCCCTAAAACAAATAGAACAGCTTGAAGATGATAAGATAATAACGAAAGTTAACTTAGTCCGCAGATTTATTGAGAAATTTCCAGATGACGAGAGCGGGCCAAGACTTTTAATAGAAACAGCTTCAAAAGTTTATCTTTTACTAAATGATAGATACCTCACAAAAGCTTTGTTAAAGAAAGTTTTAATAAATTACTCTCAAAAACTTGATTATTGTTATGAAGCGACCAAAATATTGAAAACTGTATACGAAGATGAAGGTAATATACTATGGCGAAGGTATGAAAAAATTGCAAAAGTTATTGAGGTGATTTTGCGTGGAAACGCTTGA
- a CDS encoding cyclic nucleotide-binding domain-containing protein, whose product METLEFKDNQMIIQKGEKGEYVYVLKSGKVKIKVSSYEVMMFDEDICVFGLEALIDEPYTETCVTVGNVKAIKYQPSEFMEIYAKTEVGKKALESFMRRTAKVLGWI is encoded by the coding sequence GTGGAAACGCTTGAATTCAAAGATAATCAAATGATTATACAAAAAGGTGAAAAAGGTGAATATGTTTATGTTTTAAAATCTGGAAAAGTGAAAATAAAAGTTAGTAGTTATGAAGTAATGATGTTCGATGAAGATATATGTGTGTTTGGCTTAGAAGCATTGATTGACGAACCTTACACGGAAACGTGTGTGACGGTAGGAAATGTTAAGGCTATAAAGTATCAACCATCGGAATTTATGGAAATATATGCAAAAACGGAAGTTGGAAAGAAAGCACTTGAAAGTTTCATGAGAAGGACCGCAAAAGTTCTTGGATGGATTTGA
- the mce gene encoding methylmalonyl-CoA epimerase, producing the protein MHTNRIDHIGIAVRDAKEKLKLYQDFLGLEVTEIEELPERGLRVYFIKVGDTRIELLEPMNENSEVSGFLEKKGEGIHHLAFNVHGIEEAVRLAKENGLQPLSEEPKKGAGGTKVLFLHPKTTGGVLIELVEGEH; encoded by the coding sequence ATGCACACTAATAGGATCGACCACATAGGTATAGCTGTAAGAGACGCTAAGGAAAAATTAAAATTATATCAGGATTTTCTTGGTTTGGAGGTTACCGAAATTGAAGAACTTCCAGAAAGAGGCTTAAGGGTGTATTTCATAAAGGTTGGAGACACTAGGATTGAATTGCTTGAACCGATGAACGAAAATTCTGAAGTGTCAGGATTTTTGGAAAAGAAAGGCGAAGGAATTCACCATTTAGCTTTCAATGTTCATGGGATAGAAGAGGCAGTCAGACTTGCAAAAGAAAACGGATTACAGCCACTTTCTGAAGAACCTAAAAAAGGTGCTGGAGGTACAAAAGTTTTATTCCTTCACCCAAAGACAACAGGCGGAGTACTTATTGAATTGGTAGAAGGTGAACATTAA
- a CDS encoding acyl-CoA carboxylase subunit beta, translated as MDELIQKLKDLEKEVEIGGGQDKIDKQHAEGKLTARERLELLFDPGTFEEIDKFVKHRNTQFGLDKMKLPADGVITGIGKVNGRPVAAFSQDFTVMGGSLGEMHAKKIVKIMDMAMKLGIPLVGINDSGGARIQEGVDSLYGYGEIFYRNTLASGVIPQITVIAGPCAGGAVYSPAITDFVVMVDKTAQMFITGPNVIKAVTGEDISKEDLGGSFVHNSKSGNAHFLASDDKQAIEMVRKLLSYIPQNNMEEPLPEDNFSIPDISDIHTLVPVDSKKGFDVRDVIKKIVDEGTFFEVHEHFAKSIVVGFARIGGRSVGIVANQPNYLAGVLDIDSSDKAARFIRFLDAFNIPIVTFVDTPGYLPGVKQEHGGIIRHGAKLLYAYSEATVPKITIILRKAYGGAYIAMGSKHLGADFVAAWPTAEIAVMGPDGAANIIFKKDIDASENPEETRKQKIEEYRQLFANPYVAASRGYIDAVIDPRETRTWIEKALEYGSTKVEPRPNKKHGNIPL; from the coding sequence ATGGACGAACTTATACAGAAATTGAAAGATTTAGAAAAGGAAGTTGAAATTGGCGGCGGACAGGACAAAATAGACAAGCAACACGCGGAAGGAAAACTTACAGCAAGAGAAAGATTAGAATTATTATTCGATCCAGGTACATTTGAAGAGATAGATAAATTCGTGAAGCATAGAAACACACAATTTGGGCTGGACAAAATGAAATTGCCTGCCGATGGTGTTATAACAGGAATTGGTAAAGTAAATGGCAGGCCTGTTGCCGCATTTTCACAAGATTTTACGGTCATGGGTGGCTCGCTTGGTGAAATGCACGCGAAAAAGATTGTGAAAATAATGGATATGGCGATGAAACTTGGGATTCCACTCGTTGGTATAAATGACTCGGGTGGTGCAAGAATACAAGAGGGCGTTGACTCACTTTACGGGTACGGTGAGATTTTCTATAGAAACACACTTGCATCAGGTGTCATCCCTCAGATAACAGTTATCGCGGGGCCATGTGCAGGTGGAGCAGTTTATTCTCCGGCTATCACGGACTTCGTCGTGATGGTTGATAAAACTGCTCAGATGTTTATCACAGGACCAAACGTTATAAAGGCAGTGACCGGCGAAGACATCTCAAAAGAAGATTTGGGGGGTTCATTTGTACACAACTCTAAGAGTGGAAACGCTCACTTCTTGGCGTCAGATGACAAACAAGCAATAGAAATGGTTAGAAAGCTCTTATCCTATATACCACAGAATAATATGGAAGAACCATTGCCCGAGGATAATTTCAGTATTCCAGATATATCTGATATACATACATTAGTACCTGTTGATTCCAAGAAGGGGTTCGACGTTCGAGATGTTATAAAAAAGATAGTTGATGAAGGTACATTCTTTGAAGTTCACGAACATTTTGCGAAAAGTATTGTAGTTGGTTTTGCAAGAATCGGCGGAAGATCTGTAGGTATTGTTGCGAACCAACCAAATTATCTAGCTGGAGTATTGGACATTGACTCTTCTGATAAAGCGGCAAGGTTCATAAGATTCTTGGATGCCTTTAATATACCAATAGTCACATTTGTTGATACACCTGGTTACCTTCCTGGGGTAAAACAAGAGCATGGTGGAATAATAAGACACGGTGCCAAGTTACTTTACGCATACAGTGAAGCAACCGTTCCAAAGATTACAATCATTCTAAGAAAGGCGTACGGAGGAGCATATATAGCTATGGGAAGTAAACACCTTGGAGCAGATTTTGTTGCTGCGTGGCCAACAGCTGAAATTGCTGTTATGGGGCCGGATGGTGCTGCAAACATAATCTTCAAAAAAGACATAGATGCATCAGAAAATCCAGAGGAAACAAGAAAACAAAAAATAGAAGAGTATAGACAACTGTTTGCCAATCCATATGTAGCTGCATCAAGGGGATACATAGATGCGGTAATTGATCCACGTGAAACAAGAACATGGATAGAAAAGGCTCTTGAATATGGTTCAACGAAAGTAGAACCAAGACCCAACAAAAAACATGGAAATATACCTTTGTAA
- a CDS encoding OadG family protein, with amino-acid sequence MNNPIELTITIVGVVTVFAVFVILYGVFKLMEIIGISQNKKVKMPKENQQSSKPNVENAVIVENSTASISVTNMTQGIENEEEIAAVFAAIYSLFGENVVVKSIKPVQRIVEKKGKRGWNEWRTYGWRGGNKW; translated from the coding sequence GTGAATAATCCAATTGAATTAACAATAACTATTGTTGGTGTAGTCACTGTCTTTGCAGTTTTCGTTATCTTGTATGGAGTTTTTAAATTAATGGAAATTATAGGCATTAGTCAAAACAAAAAAGTTAAAATGCCGAAAGAAAATCAACAGTCTTCCAAACCTAATGTTGAAAATGCGGTTATCGTGGAAAATTCTACAGCGAGTATCTCAGTTACAAATATGACGCAAGGGATTGAAAACGAGGAAGAAATAGCGGCGGTTTTTGCTGCGATATATTCTCTTTTTGGAGAAAATGTTGTTGTTAAATCCATAAAACCAGTGCAACGTATAGTTGAGAAAAAAGGAAAAAGAGGATGGAATGAATGGAGAACATATGGTTGGAGAGGTGGAAATAAATGGTGA
- a CDS encoding biotin/lipoyl-containing protein, whose product MVRKFVVRVNGKEYVVEVEELGMQTQASVQSVTQQAQASQPVQTVQTQQSTQPVQAVKTVQPVQEESKQTQVSSTSSGVKIVAPMSGVILKVLVSEGQKVEYGQKVVILEAMKMENEIVADKPGVVRKILVKEGDNVDTGQALVELG is encoded by the coding sequence ATGGTGAGAAAATTTGTTGTTCGAGTTAATGGTAAGGAGTATGTTGTGGAAGTTGAAGAATTAGGAATGCAAACTCAGGCATCTGTTCAAAGCGTTACTCAGCAAGCGCAAGCTTCTCAACCTGTCCAAACAGTGCAAACACAACAATCAACACAACCAGTCCAAGCGGTTAAAACAGTTCAACCGGTTCAAGAGGAAAGTAAACAAACACAAGTGTCATCTACATCGTCTGGAGTAAAAATTGTAGCTCCAATGTCTGGTGTCATTTTGAAAGTGCTTGTTAGCGAAGGTCAAAAAGTTGAGTACGGTCAGAAAGTTGTCATCCTTGAAGCGATGAAGATGGAAAATGAGATAGTTGCAGATAAACCTGGGGTTGTGAGGAAAATACTTGTTAAAGAAGGAGACAACGTAGATACTGGCCAAGCGCTTGTTGAGTTAGGATAA
- a CDS encoding Rossmann-like and DUF2520 domain-containing protein, with protein MSTKSPSKLFINIVGIGKVSSSIARQLKGKTKFGHILSRDRAKAEQLAKELDGIPVTYDDDFLLDGIVLFGVNDSVLPYIQQKLERKVNNIIAVHFSGFHSSAIFPEEWSPVSMHPNCSVADEYYSFKDVLFGIEGSEKGLEIAKKIVKLVGGKYVTISTHDKALYHLAAVISSNFPMALAYLSLKIYEDIGIDNENARKIISTLMESVSKNISKYDLKDALTGPVKRKDWKVVEEEGKVFKEFFKEKYGINEDLYQQFVKILRKIVL; from the coding sequence ATGAGCACGAAAAGCCCATCAAAATTATTTATAAATATAGTTGGCATTGGAAAAGTTTCCAGCTCTATAGCAAGACAATTAAAGGGAAAAACAAAATTTGGGCATATTCTTTCAAGAGATAGAGCAAAAGCCGAACAACTTGCTAAAGAGTTAGACGGTATACCAGTTACTTACGATGATGATTTTCTATTGGATGGTATCGTACTTTTTGGAGTAAATGATTCAGTATTACCTTATATACAACAAAAATTGGAGAGAAAAGTCAATAATATAATAGCGGTACATTTCAGTGGGTTTCATTCATCCGCAATATTTCCTGAAGAATGGTCCCCTGTTTCTATGCATCCTAATTGCTCAGTTGCAGATGAATATTACTCTTTTAAAGACGTTTTATTTGGGATAGAAGGTTCCGAAAAAGGCTTAGAAATAGCGAAGAAAATTGTAAAATTAGTCGGAGGAAAGTATGTAACAATTTCAACACATGACAAAGCTTTATATCATCTTGCGGCGGTTATATCGAGCAACTTTCCTATGGCACTTGCGTATTTGTCCTTAAAAATATACGAAGATATAGGAATAGATAATGAAAACGCTAGAAAAATAATATCAACACTGATGGAATCGGTCAGTAAAAATATATCAAAGTATGATTTAAAAGATGCTTTAACTGGACCTGTTAAGAGAAAAGATTGGAAAGTGGTAGAAGAAGAAGGAAAGGTTTTTAAAGAGTTTTTCAAAGAAAAGTACGGGATAAACGAGGATTTATACCAACAATTTGTAAAAATTCTTCGAAAAATTGTACTTTAA
- the meaB gene encoding methylmalonyl Co-A mutase-associated GTPase MeaB — MKKFSKESEILLKLTDKIIEKDQFALSRAITMVENNPELVFEIEKNFKDILLEKNGITHIIGITGSPGAGKSTLTDSYVTRIRKDGKSVGIIAIDPSSPFTGGALLGDRIRMKRHFTDNDVFIRSMGSRGNVGGLNDSIFGVITLYKLFGFDYIIIETVGAGQSEIDIAYVADTVVLVLSPGSGDEIQLMKAGIMEIGDIFVINKADLEGAEILKINLETILSYSDSKKPIVMCVATSGKGIDELYNEIQNHREFLYQSGEISLRAQRRIKKHVETILNKKISKLLDKYSVDGKNVLELVDFVIGKICDKEE; from the coding sequence ATGAAAAAATTTTCCAAAGAGTCGGAAATCTTATTAAAGCTCACCGATAAAATCATCGAAAAGGATCAATTTGCCCTTTCAAGGGCTATAACTATGGTTGAGAATAATCCGGAGTTAGTCTTTGAAATTGAAAAAAATTTTAAAGATATTCTTTTAGAGAAGAATGGAATAACACATATCATTGGAATAACCGGTAGTCCAGGAGCTGGAAAAAGTACATTGACAGATTCTTATGTTACAAGGATAAGAAAAGATGGAAAGAGCGTAGGTATAATAGCAATTGACCCTTCAAGCCCATTTACTGGTGGTGCACTGTTGGGTGATAGGATAAGGATGAAAAGGCATTTTACAGATAATGACGTATTTATAAGAAGCATGGGGAGTCGAGGTAATGTTGGAGGTCTAAACGACTCAATTTTTGGTGTGATTACACTCTATAAGTTATTTGGATTCGATTATATAATAATTGAAACTGTCGGTGCTGGTCAGAGCGAAATAGATATTGCTTATGTAGCAGACACTGTTGTACTAGTTCTTTCGCCCGGAAGCGGTGATGAAATTCAACTTATGAAAGCTGGAATAATGGAAATAGGCGATATATTTGTCATAAACAAAGCCGATCTTGAAGGCGCAGAAATACTAAAAATAAACCTAGAAACAATATTATCTTATTCAGATAGCAAAAAGCCTATAGTTATGTGCGTAGCAACTTCAGGAAAAGGAATTGATGAACTTTACAATGAAATTCAAAATCACCGTGAATTTTTATATCAGAGTGGTGAAATTTCTTTAAGAGCTCAAAGAAGAATCAAGAAGCATGTGGAAACTATATTGAATAAAAAAATATCCAAGTTGCTTGATAAGTACAGCGTTGATGGAAAGAATGTCTTAGAATTAGTTGATTTTGTAATTGGAAAAATATGTGATAAAGAGGAATGA
- a CDS encoding cobalamin B12-binding domain-containing protein codes for MEGKRIRVLIAKPGLDGHDRGAKVVARGLRDAGMEVIYTGLRQTPEEIIRAAMQEDVDIIGLSILSGAHMSVCKKVLELMEKYDFHVPVFVGGIIPADDAEELLKMGIKAVFGPGTPISEVVEKINEVVKQGVEQA; via the coding sequence ATGGAAGGGAAAAGAATTAGAGTTCTTATCGCAAAGCCCGGACTGGACGGGCATGATAGAGGTGCTAAAGTTGTGGCAAGAGGTCTAAGAGATGCTGGTATGGAAGTTATTTACACTGGGTTAAGACAAACTCCAGAGGAGATTATAAGAGCAGCTATGCAAGAAGACGTCGATATTATAGGCTTATCTATCCTTTCTGGCGCACATATGAGCGTATGTAAAAAAGTTCTCGAATTGATGGAAAAATACGATTTCCATGTTCCAGTATTTGTTGGAGGAATCATACCAGCCGATGATGCCGAAGAACTCTTGAAAATGGGAATTAAAGCTGTCTTTGGCCCAGGAACTCCAATTTCAGAAGTTGTAGAAAAAATTAACGAGGTCGTTAAGCAAGGTGTAGAGCAAGCATGA
- a CDS encoding polyhydroxyalkanoate synthesis regulator DNA-binding domain-containing protein — MRIIEKYKNRKLYDTNMKKFITLNDVANFVKEGETVKIIDSLGNDITQEIFLKARIKGKIFCSLKKEMIERLIQGFIKIFKGNTDDFIEILLDLVNQGVLPADIAKELGNAVIKHFNEFEENMKKDIIELIKSTGFVSKEEYDKLKEEYEALKKKCEN; from the coding sequence GTGAGGATAATAGAAAAATATAAGAACAGAAAATTATATGATACGAATATGAAAAAATTTATCACTTTAAATGATGTTGCAAATTTTGTTAAAGAAGGGGAGACGGTAAAAATCATCGATAGCCTGGGTAATGATATTACCCAGGAGATTTTTTTGAAAGCAAGAATAAAAGGTAAGATTTTTTGTAGCCTAAAAAAGGAAATGATAGAAAGATTAATCCAGGGTTTTATTAAAATTTTTAAAGGAAATACAGACGACTTTATTGAAATACTTCTTGATCTTGTAAATCAAGGGGTATTGCCTGCAGATATTGCAAAAGAACTAGGAAATGCTGTAATCAAGCATTTTAATGAATTTGAAGAAAATATGAAAAAGGATATAATAGAACTTATTAAATCAACAGGTTTTGTTTCAAAAGAAGAGTATGATAAGTTAAAGGAAGAATACGAAGCTTTAAAGAAAAAATGTGAAAATTAA
- a CDS encoding helix-turn-helix domain-containing protein, whose product MKIGSKIKRLRLARGYTQEELADRCDLSRSFISQLESDKVSPSVETLERVLRVLGTDLKHFFSDEQKKIIFKKNERVPMYELPKGVKIDILMDGIEDKEIDAKIVELEPGSQTEQEDYHDGDEFGYVIEGSVEIYIDGKKYRANEGDCFYYSADCIHYLRNPGKEKAKILWIQTI is encoded by the coding sequence ATGAAAATTGGAAGTAAGATAAAACGCCTAAGATTAGCAAGGGGATACACACAAGAAGAATTGGCCGATAGATGTGATTTATCACGAAGTTTTATATCACAGTTAGAGAGCGATAAAGTTTCACCATCTGTTGAAACATTAGAACGGGTCTTAAGGGTATTAGGTACAGATTTAAAGCACTTCTTTAGCGATGAACAGAAGAAAATTATCTTCAAAAAAAATGAAAGGGTACCTATGTACGAATTACCAAAAGGTGTAAAAATTGATATTCTAATGGATGGAATAGAAGACAAAGAAATAGATGCAAAAATTGTTGAGCTTGAACCAGGTTCACAAACAGAACAAGAAGATTATCACGACGGTGATGAGTTCGGGTATGTTATCGAGGGCTCTGTAGAAATTTATATCGATGGAAAAAAATACAGGGCAAATGAAGGAGATTGTTTTTACTACTCGGCAGATTGTATCCACTATCTCAGAAACCCAGGGAAGGAAAAAGCAAAAATACTTTGGATCCAAACAATATGA